Proteins from a single region of Amorphus orientalis:
- the hrpB gene encoding ATP-dependent helicase HrpB — MTLPIEAVLPDLLAALRSQTAAVLVAPPGAGKSTRVPLALMGEAWRGSRRILVLQPRRLAARAAARRMAETLGEPVGETVGYRVRMDAKVSARTRVEVVTAGVFTRMITADPELCGVAAVLFDEVHERGLDSDLGLALALDVQAALRDDLRVIAMSATADAAGISALLGGAPVIESAGRSFPVEIRYRPGPAGARIEEITADCVCATLREETGSLLVFLPGRAEIERTLARLADRVASDVDLVPLHGGLDGKAQDAAIRPPASGRRKVVLATPIAETSITIDGVRVVIDCGYARRPRFEPATGLTRLVTERVSRAAADQRSGRAGRTGPGIAIRLWAEGQTASLPAFDPPEILEADLSGLVLDLADWGVRDPADLTWLDPPPGPAWREAVQLLTALDALDERGGITPEGRALRALPLPPRLAHMIHAAAGRDQAGIAAEVALVLTEQGLGGRDTNLAHRLDLLRSDRSARATRARETAARWAQAAGARRAASASAAPSEVGRLLALAFPDRIAQARGKPGSYRTASGRGAVLDPADTLARERYLAVGELQGAAQNARILLAAPLDQAAIESDFAERIVDEESLAFDPDAAAVRLTRRRLLGALVLSEVRSVPSAGPETLDVLMAAIGARGLSALPFSETARQLKDRLSFLRRSVGEPWPDVSDEALAAAPADWLAPFVPGAVALSDIKSSDLEAALSSMLLPHLSGDLDRLAPARLTTPSGRSVAIDYRADEPTIAVRVQDLFGLANHPVVAAGRSPLVVHLLSPADRPVQVTRDLPGFWAGSWSDVRKDLRGRYPKHNWPEDPATSPPTRLRKDLR, encoded by the coding sequence ATGACGCTCCCGATCGAAGCCGTCCTCCCCGATCTTCTAGCAGCGCTTCGCAGCCAAACTGCGGCAGTTCTGGTCGCACCTCCCGGAGCCGGCAAGTCGACGCGGGTGCCGCTCGCGCTGATGGGAGAGGCATGGCGCGGCAGCCGGCGCATTCTGGTCCTCCAGCCGCGTCGTCTGGCGGCCCGCGCGGCAGCACGGCGGATGGCGGAAACCCTTGGTGAGCCTGTCGGCGAAACGGTCGGCTACCGGGTCCGCATGGATGCAAAGGTCTCCGCACGGACACGGGTCGAGGTGGTGACGGCCGGCGTCTTCACCCGGATGATCACGGCGGACCCGGAGCTTTGCGGCGTGGCTGCGGTGCTGTTCGACGAAGTGCACGAACGCGGTCTGGACAGCGATCTCGGGCTTGCACTTGCACTCGATGTGCAGGCGGCTCTCAGAGACGATCTGCGGGTCATTGCCATGTCGGCCACGGCGGATGCGGCCGGAATATCGGCTCTGCTCGGCGGTGCGCCGGTGATCGAGAGCGCGGGCCGCAGCTTTCCCGTCGAGATCCGCTACCGACCCGGGCCGGCCGGTGCCCGGATCGAGGAAATCACGGCCGACTGCGTCTGCGCGACGCTGCGGGAGGAAACCGGTTCCCTGCTCGTCTTCCTGCCGGGCCGGGCCGAAATCGAGCGGACCTTGGCGCGCCTTGCCGATCGGGTCGCGTCCGATGTTGATCTCGTGCCGCTTCACGGGGGGCTCGACGGCAAGGCCCAGGATGCCGCGATCCGGCCTCCGGCTTCCGGACGGCGCAAGGTGGTGCTCGCCACCCCGATCGCCGAGACCTCCATCACCATCGACGGCGTGCGGGTCGTGATCGACTGCGGCTACGCGCGGCGTCCGCGTTTCGAGCCGGCGACCGGCCTCACCCGGCTGGTGACGGAGCGCGTCTCCCGGGCGGCCGCCGATCAGCGCAGCGGCCGCGCTGGCCGCACCGGGCCGGGCATCGCGATCCGGCTCTGGGCGGAGGGGCAGACGGCGTCGCTTCCCGCGTTCGACCCGCCGGAGATCCTGGAGGCGGACCTGTCCGGGCTGGTTCTGGATCTGGCTGACTGGGGGGTGCGTGATCCCGCCGATCTCACCTGGCTGGACCCGCCGCCTGGTCCTGCCTGGCGCGAAGCGGTCCAGCTTCTGACCGCTCTGGACGCGCTCGACGAGCGGGGAGGCATCACCCCGGAGGGGCGGGCGCTCAGGGCGCTGCCGCTGCCGCCGCGGCTGGCGCACATGATCCATGCGGCGGCCGGTCGGGATCAGGCCGGTATCGCCGCCGAGGTTGCTCTGGTCCTGACTGAGCAGGGCCTTGGGGGACGGGACACCAATCTGGCGCATCGGCTGGACCTTCTGCGCTCCGATCGCAGCGCACGGGCGACGCGCGCCCGGGAGACGGCCGCACGCTGGGCGCAGGCCGCCGGTGCCCGGCGCGCGGCCTCGGCATCCGCCGCTCCATCTGAGGTCGGACGTCTGCTTGCTCTGGCCTTTCCGGATCGCATCGCCCAGGCGCGCGGAAAACCCGGCAGCTATCGCACGGCCAGCGGCCGTGGCGCCGTTCTCGATCCCGCCGACACGCTTGCGCGCGAGCGCTATCTCGCCGTCGGCGAGCTCCAGGGGGCCGCCCAGAATGCCCGCATTCTCCTGGCCGCCCCCCTCGATCAGGCCGCGATCGAGAGCGATTTTGCCGAGCGGATCGTCGATGAGGAGAGCCTCGCTTTCGATCCGGACGCGGCCGCGGTCCGCCTGACGCGACGTCGGCTGCTCGGCGCGCTGGTCCTGTCGGAGGTCCGGTCCGTCCCGTCCGCCGGCCCCGAGACGCTCGACGTGCTGATGGCCGCAATCGGCGCGCGCGGCCTCTCGGCTCTGCCGTTTTCCGAGACGGCCCGGCAGCTGAAAGACCGGCTCTCCTTCCTCCGGCGCTCGGTCGGGGAGCCCTGGCCGGACGTGTCCGACGAGGCGCTTGCCGCGGCCCCCGCCGACTGGCTTGCGCCTTTCGTTCCGGGAGCTGTGGCACTTTCCGACATTAAGAGCAGCGATCTGGAAGCCGCGCTCTCGTCGATGCTTCTGCCGCACCTTTCGGGAGATCTCGACCGGCTCGCCCCGGCGCGGCTCACAACGCCCTCCGGCCGGTCTGTCGCCATCGACTATCGCGCCGACGAGCCGACCATCGCCGTCCGGGTCCAGGACCTGTTCGGGCTGGCCAACCATCCCGTCGTTGCCGCGGGCCGCAGTCCCCTCGTCGTTCATCTTCTCTCGCCGGCGGACCGGCCGGTCCAGGTCACCCGCGATCTGCCGGGCTTCTGGGCCGGCAGCTGGAGCGACGTGCGCAAGGACCTGCGCGGACGCTATCCGAAGCACAACTGGCCGGAAGATCCCGCAACGTCCCCGCCCACGCGCCTCAGAAAGGACCTGCGCTGA
- a CDS encoding GntR family transcriptional regulator: protein MAVTAKQPTGGAYETLRSEILHGDLMPGDRLRVAELNEKYKLGLTPIREALVRLSSEGLVANESHRGARVPETTLAELSDLMRTRREIEELCLRHSIANGDETWEADILSAMHLLSRASLPKTPEDRQTAAEWEARHRRFHYLLVSACGSPWLLTIWNMLVDHSERYRKLRLLLHSQSDADVRNLNAEHEQIMQHVLDRNADAAVALMDQHLGRTEAAVARLLRLEDEQD, encoded by the coding sequence ATGGCGGTCACTGCCAAGCAGCCCACGGGCGGCGCCTACGAGACACTGAGATCCGAAATCCTGCACGGCGACCTGATGCCGGGCGACCGGCTGCGCGTGGCCGAGCTCAATGAAAAGTACAAGCTCGGCCTCACCCCGATCCGCGAAGCGCTCGTGCGCCTGTCCAGCGAAGGCCTGGTCGCAAACGAGAGCCATCGGGGCGCGCGGGTCCCGGAGACGACGCTCGCCGAGCTTTCCGATCTGATGCGCACGCGGCGGGAAATCGAGGAGCTGTGCCTGCGCCACTCGATCGCCAACGGCGACGAGACCTGGGAGGCCGACATCCTGAGCGCGATGCACCTCCTGTCGCGCGCGAGCCTGCCGAAAACGCCGGAGGACCGCCAGACCGCCGCCGAATGGGAGGCCCGGCACAGACGTTTCCACTACCTGCTCGTCTCCGCGTGCGGGTCGCCGTGGCTTCTGACCATCTGGAACATGCTGGTCGACCACTCGGAGCGCTATCGGAAGCTCCGCCTCCTGCTGCACAGTCAGAGCGATGCCGACGTGCGCAATCTGAATGCCGAGCACGAGCAGATCATGCAGCACGTGCTGGATCGCAACGCCGATGCGGCCGTCGCGCTGATGGACCAGCATCTCGGCCGCACCGAAGCCGCCGTCGCCCGGCTCCTGCGGCTCGAGGACGAACAGGACTGA
- a CDS encoding fumarylacetoacetate hydrolase family protein, with the protein MTPNTEIASSWALATVGDPSDPIACLEAGGKLYRLAPSLSRVGGAPVDSVVALFDDWAATLPMLEKAAAAVDETDLVPETTRLAPILYPGKVLCAGANYYAHLAEMGMTNLAKEAQRLFFFFKPARNAVVGEGETVAMPLDTQAMDWEIELAAVIGKSARAVSVEDALSHVAAYSIALDISARDLNQAPDTFYKLDWVAGKAQDTSCPMGPRLIPASAVSDPQALALKLWVNDELKQDDTTGDMIFSIAEQISIASRIMTLDPGDVILTGTPAGVGAPKKTFLSVGDRIDAEIAGIGHLSVVVQAPRGA; encoded by the coding sequence ATGACCCCGAATACCGAGATCGCGTCGTCCTGGGCCCTGGCAACCGTCGGCGATCCGTCGGACCCCATTGCCTGCCTGGAAGCGGGCGGAAAGCTCTATCGGCTGGCTCCGTCCCTGTCCCGGGTCGGCGGTGCCCCGGTGGACAGCGTCGTGGCTCTCTTCGACGACTGGGCCGCGACGTTGCCGATGCTCGAAAAGGCCGCTGCGGCGGTCGACGAAACCGACCTCGTGCCGGAAACCACGCGGCTGGCTCCGATCCTCTATCCGGGCAAGGTGCTGTGTGCCGGCGCGAACTACTACGCCCACCTGGCCGAGATGGGGATGACCAACCTCGCAAAAGAGGCTCAGCGCCTGTTCTTCTTCTTCAAGCCGGCGCGCAACGCGGTTGTCGGTGAGGGGGAAACGGTCGCGATGCCGCTCGACACTCAGGCCATGGACTGGGAGATCGAGCTTGCCGCCGTCATCGGCAAATCCGCGCGCGCCGTTTCCGTCGAGGACGCCCTGTCCCACGTCGCCGCCTACTCGATCGCTCTCGACATCTCCGCCCGCGATCTGAACCAGGCGCCGGACACTTTCTACAAGCTCGACTGGGTCGCCGGAAAAGCCCAGGACACCAGCTGCCCGATGGGGCCGCGCCTGATCCCGGCCTCCGCGGTCTCCGATCCGCAGGCGCTCGCGCTCAAGCTCTGGGTCAACGATGAGCTGAAGCAGGACGACACCACCGGCGACATGATCTTCTCCATCGCCGAACAGATCTCGATCGCCTCGCGCATCATGACCCTCGATCCCGGCGACGTGATCCTGACCGGCACGCCGGCCGGGGTGGGCGCGCCGAAGAAGACCTTCCTGTCGGTCGGCGACCGCATCGACGCCGAAATCGCCGGCATCGGCCACCTTTCGGTGGTCGTTCAGGCGCCCCGGGGCGCGTGA
- the dctP gene encoding TRAP transporter substrate-binding protein DctP, whose protein sequence is MKHISKATLTGRIGRGALGAALLLALPVTAASADPVKLRFSTPAPPGEILTQSMEIFGDILQATAPDAFEVSVHPGGTLFKQGTEIPAMQRGNLEMNTLQTFEVAQFVPELSVFNAGYLFDDYDHLKAVWGSEIGEDYRAKVEEDMGVHILADCYLGTREVALNQVRNVKTPEDMQGIKLRMPGAPDFLLLGKGLGVDPTPMAMSEVYLGMKAGTVDGQDNPVTITRAAKLDEVTKEVVLTDHMVQNVFYAIATPVYEELSADLQGKLTAAAVAACAWNDTMRLADEDKQIAYFKEQGIVVSEPDLDAFRAHMAKVYEDEGRSDDWSEDLIEKIKAAND, encoded by the coding sequence ATGAAACACATCTCGAAAGCCACCCTGACCGGGCGGATCGGCCGCGGGGCCCTCGGCGCGGCACTTCTCCTGGCGCTTCCGGTGACGGCGGCGAGCGCCGATCCGGTCAAGCTCCGCTTTTCCACCCCGGCCCCTCCCGGCGAGATCCTGACCCAGTCGATGGAAATCTTCGGCGACATCCTGCAGGCCACGGCGCCGGACGCCTTCGAGGTCTCCGTCCATCCCGGCGGCACCCTGTTCAAGCAGGGCACCGAAATCCCCGCCATGCAGCGCGGCAATCTGGAGATGAACACCCTGCAGACCTTCGAGGTCGCCCAGTTCGTTCCCGAACTGTCGGTCTTCAACGCCGGCTATCTGTTCGACGACTACGATCACCTGAAGGCGGTCTGGGGCAGCGAGATCGGCGAGGACTACCGCGCCAAGGTGGAGGAGGACATGGGCGTCCACATCCTGGCCGACTGCTATCTCGGCACCCGGGAAGTGGCGCTCAACCAGGTCCGCAACGTCAAGACGCCGGAAGACATGCAGGGCATCAAGCTGCGCATGCCGGGCGCGCCCGACTTCCTGCTCCTCGGCAAGGGTCTCGGTGTGGATCCGACGCCGATGGCCATGTCGGAGGTCTATCTCGGCATGAAGGCGGGGACCGTCGACGGTCAGGACAATCCCGTGACCATCACCCGGGCGGCCAAGCTGGACGAGGTCACCAAGGAGGTCGTGCTGACCGATCACATGGTCCAGAACGTCTTTTATGCCATCGCCACGCCGGTCTACGAGGAGCTGTCGGCCGATCTACAGGGCAAGCTGACGGCTGCCGCCGTTGCCGCCTGCGCCTGGAACGACACCATGCGGCTTGCCGACGAGGACAAGCAGATCGCCTACTTCAAGGAGCAGGGGATCGTGGTGAGCGAGCCGGACCTTGACGCTTTCCGGGCTCACATGGCGAAGGTCTACGAGGACGAGGGCCGCTCCGACGACTGGTCGGAAGACCTCATCGAGAAGATCAAGGCTGCCAACGACTAG
- a CDS encoding TRAP transporter small permease, whose protein sequence is MSGTGTQMASRRRSGLDRIGRAAEFVGVAAYVAIFATFILQIVVRYVFRSPLGWPDEMIATLFVWVVFWGGAFMVPYRKQIAFDLLYRAFPPRLRLISDCVTLLVTAGLFLAALPVTADYIVFADRMKTPVLDIPMSWVYAPMALFLLATAIRMLLEARRVLTEAR, encoded by the coding sequence ATGAGCGGGACCGGGACCCAGATGGCATCCAGACGGCGTTCCGGTCTCGATCGGATCGGCAGGGCGGCGGAGTTTGTCGGCGTCGCCGCCTATGTCGCCATTTTCGCGACCTTCATCCTTCAGATCGTCGTGCGTTATGTGTTCCGCAGTCCGCTCGGCTGGCCGGACGAGATGATCGCGACCCTGTTTGTCTGGGTCGTGTTCTGGGGCGGGGCCTTCATGGTCCCCTACCGCAAGCAGATCGCCTTCGACCTGCTGTACCGGGCGTTTCCCCCGCGCCTCAGGCTGATCAGCGACTGCGTCACACTCCTCGTCACCGCCGGACTGTTTCTGGCGGCCCTTCCGGTCACCGCCGACTACATCGTCTTCGCTGACCGGATGAAGACGCCGGTGCTCGATATCCCCATGAGCTGGGTCTATGCGCCGATGGCTCTGTTTCTGCTGGCCACGGCGATCCGGATGCTTCTCGAGGCGCGCCGGGTTCTGACCGAAGCACGATAG
- a CDS encoding TRAP transporter large permease gives MNGNLLLLLGVFAGLAVLRIPVGLAMMASGIAYLFWTDQDIGLLVDQVGGRLYASYTLIAIPMFIFAANVMNAGTITDRIVRVAAFLFGRLPGGVAHANVASSVVFSGMSGSAVADVAGPGRVMMEMMTRDGRYTPGFAGAVTAASATIGPIIPPSIPVVLYAVVSNASVGALFLGGIVPGVMMALALMAVITVLARRRGMKADPAAPLSAIGRAFLDAGLPLLMPVILLGGIYLGVTTATEAASVAALYALVLAGFVYRTLSWRGLYTILADTVRESAIVSITIAGAFIVNYAIANERFPDALAAWVLDLDLPPLAFLIVVNVLFLLLGCLLDVSVMLLVLVPLLVPAVVYSGIDLVHFGIVIIVNIMIGLATPPYGMLLFVIASVTGTDLKDIVREIWPFIGVLVAVLFLLVVFPGLVLWLPGLLGF, from the coding sequence ATGAACGGAAATCTCCTGCTCCTTCTCGGCGTCTTCGCCGGCCTGGCCGTGCTGCGCATCCCGGTCGGGCTGGCCATGATGGCGAGCGGCATCGCCTATCTGTTCTGGACGGATCAGGACATCGGCCTGCTGGTCGATCAGGTCGGTGGGCGCCTCTACGCCAGCTACACCCTGATCGCGATCCCAATGTTCATCTTCGCGGCCAATGTCATGAACGCCGGCACCATCACGGACCGCATCGTCCGGGTGGCGGCATTCCTGTTCGGCCGGCTGCCCGGCGGCGTGGCCCACGCCAATGTGGCGAGCTCCGTCGTCTTCTCCGGAATGAGCGGCAGCGCGGTCGCCGACGTCGCCGGCCCGGGCCGCGTGATGATGGAGATGATGACCCGGGACGGGCGCTACACGCCGGGCTTCGCAGGTGCGGTCACCGCCGCCTCGGCCACGATCGGGCCGATCATTCCGCCGTCGATCCCCGTCGTACTCTATGCCGTCGTCTCCAACGCCTCCGTCGGTGCGCTCTTTCTGGGCGGCATCGTTCCGGGCGTGATGATGGCGCTCGCGCTGATGGCGGTCATCACCGTTCTCGCCCGCCGCCGTGGCATGAAAGCCGACCCGGCCGCGCCGCTCTCGGCCATCGGTCGCGCCTTCCTCGATGCCGGTTTGCCGCTGCTGATGCCGGTCATCCTGCTCGGGGGCATCTATCTCGGGGTCACGACGGCCACCGAAGCAGCCTCCGTCGCCGCGCTCTACGCGCTGGTGCTGGCCGGGTTCGTCTACCGGACCCTGTCCTGGCGGGGTCTCTATACGATCCTGGCTGACACCGTTCGCGAAAGCGCGATCGTGTCGATCACCATTGCCGGCGCGTTCATCGTCAACTACGCGATCGCCAACGAGCGCTTTCCAGACGCGCTGGCCGCCTGGGTGCTCGACCTGGACCTCCCGCCGCTCGCCTTCCTCATCGTCGTCAACGTCCTCTTCCTGCTGCTCGGCTGCCTGCTCGACGTTTCTGTTATGCTGCTGGTGCTGGTCCCGCTGCTCGTTCCGGCCGTGGTCTATTCCGGCATCGATCTGGTCCATTTCGGCATCGTGATCATCGTCAACATCATGATCGGCCTGGCCACGCCGCCCTACGGCATGCTCCTGTTCGTCATCGCGTCGGTCACCGGCACCGATCTGAAGGACATCGTGCGCGAAATCTGGCCGTTCATCGGGGTGCTGGTGGCGGTCCTGTTCCTGCTCGTCGTGTTCCCGGGGCTTGTGCTCTGGCTTCCGGGGCTGCTCGGGTTCTGA
- a CDS encoding metallophosphoesterase family protein: protein MPFPDSPPRVPDGTRIYAVGDIHGRADLLGAILAEIERDLTRNPCDDVVEIFLGDYIDRGGHSRAVIDMLREDPSHDGERICLKGNHEDMLLEFLEDPEVLILWMQNGGQPTLSSYGITPPAEVSAKTVNQVRDQLSEALGPQRAFLSGLATSHVEGDYLFVHAGIRPGVSLEAQEPEDLMWIREPFLSFDGPLPHCVVHGHTPVEQPEIRPFRIDIDTGAVMSGVLTCLVLEEETRRFLSTG from the coding sequence ATGCCCTTTCCCGATTCCCCGCCGCGCGTGCCGGACGGCACCCGCATCTATGCCGTCGGCGATATCCATGGCCGGGCCGATCTGCTCGGCGCGATCCTGGCCGAGATCGAGCGCGACCTGACCCGCAACCCGTGCGACGATGTCGTCGAGATCTTCCTCGGCGACTACATCGACCGGGGCGGGCACTCCCGCGCGGTCATCGACATGCTGCGCGAGGATCCGTCCCATGACGGGGAGCGCATCTGTCTCAAGGGCAACCACGAGGACATGCTGCTGGAGTTCCTCGAGGACCCGGAGGTGCTGATCCTCTGGATGCAGAACGGCGGCCAGCCGACGCTGTCGTCCTACGGCATAACGCCGCCCGCCGAAGTCAGCGCCAAGACGGTCAACCAGGTGCGTGATCAGCTCAGCGAGGCGCTCGGCCCGCAACGCGCCTTTCTCAGTGGCCTCGCCACGAGCCATGTGGAAGGCGACTATCTCTTCGTCCATGCCGGCATCCGGCCCGGTGTTTCCCTGGAGGCCCAGGAGCCGGAGGATCTGATGTGGATCCGGGAGCCGTTCCTGAGTTTCGACGGTCCGCTTCCTCACTGCGTCGTGCACGGGCACACCCCGGTTGAGCAGCCCGAAATCCGTCCCTTCCGCATCGATATCGACACCGGCGCGGTCATGTCCGGCGTGCTCACGTGCCTCGTCCTGGAAGAGGAGACGCGCCGCTTCCTGAGCACCGGTTGA
- a CDS encoding adenylate/guanylate cyclase domain-containing protein, with the protein MAREFDKTAERALSEAGSAGFRIALKGQVAVAILIAVWLAIVSPAGLKPVATAIALAFALVGGLCHWIVGTRFDRRWLAYAVVAVDAVGLAALAAFGLLAEAGGFGSVPTLHAFGPLVAVLLVAAASLTLSPQLVLWAGAVAALAWWAAFAALGPGFGELLGPLAETLLLLAVAGVIAAAAARARKVVAQRMRANRRRRSVEAAFGRYVPASTIDELLQTRNVLAPTVRNASLVSVEIADPSPASQDQDPARTLAAFDAFFRRASDLVCEAGGVMLARQGSSFLAGFNLPLEADRCQDRAFWVAQALLKVSRSEAFEDVKLSLRIGIATGPVTAGMVGRDRTAYSVHGDTVTRARRLQDLNETLKSRVLLDTETVNGLGEESDLKAIGAVELRGREAAVAIFGV; encoded by the coding sequence ATGGCTCGCGAATTCGACAAGACCGCCGAACGTGCCCTCAGCGAGGCCGGGAGCGCCGGCTTCCGGATCGCGCTCAAGGGGCAGGTGGCGGTCGCCATCCTGATTGCCGTCTGGCTTGCCATCGTCTCGCCGGCCGGCCTGAAACCCGTCGCGACGGCCATCGCGCTCGCCTTCGCGCTGGTCGGCGGTCTCTGCCACTGGATCGTCGGCACCCGGTTCGATCGCCGCTGGCTTGCCTATGCGGTGGTTGCGGTGGATGCCGTGGGGCTCGCCGCGCTGGCCGCCTTCGGGCTACTGGCCGAGGCGGGCGGGTTCGGCTCCGTTCCGACCCTCCACGCGTTCGGGCCGCTGGTCGCCGTGCTCCTGGTGGCAGCAGCGTCTCTGACGTTGTCGCCCCAACTCGTCCTGTGGGCCGGAGCTGTGGCGGCCCTGGCCTGGTGGGCCGCATTCGCCGCTCTAGGGCCGGGCTTCGGTGAGCTGCTCGGTCCTCTCGCCGAAACGCTGCTCCTGCTGGCCGTGGCCGGTGTGATCGCGGCTGCAGCGGCCCGGGCGCGCAAGGTGGTCGCCCAGCGCATGCGCGCGAACCGGCGGCGGCGGTCCGTCGAAGCGGCGTTCGGCCGCTACGTTCCGGCGTCCACCATCGACGAGCTTCTGCAAACCCGGAATGTCCTCGCGCCGACCGTTCGGAACGCGTCGCTTGTCTCCGTCGAGATCGCCGACCCGTCGCCCGCTTCGCAGGATCAGGACCCCGCCCGGACCCTCGCCGCCTTCGATGCCTTCTTCCGGCGGGCGAGCGACCTGGTCTGCGAGGCCGGTGGCGTCATGCTTGCCCGCCAGGGCAGTTCCTTCCTGGCGGGCTTCAACCTGCCGCTGGAAGCCGACCGCTGTCAGGATCGCGCGTTCTGGGTGGCGCAGGCGCTGCTGAAGGTCTCCCGAAGCGAAGCCTTCGAGGACGTGAAGCTGTCCCTGCGCATCGGGATCGCCACGGGCCCCGTCACGGCCGGCATGGTGGGAAGGGATCGCACGGCCTACTCGGTCCACGGCGATACCGTGACCCGGGCGCGGCGTCTCCAGGACCTCAACGAAACGCTGAAATCCCGTGTTCTGCTCGATACCGAGACGGTCAACGGGCTCGGCGAGGAGAGCGACCTCAAGGCTATCGGCGCGGTGGAACTGCGCGGGCGCGAGGCGGCCGTCGCCATTTTCGGCGTCTGA